Proteins found in one Mucilaginibacter inviolabilis genomic segment:
- a CDS encoding RNA polymerase sigma factor, translated as MSFEEIYDTYYSKIFRLCMGYMNDHDWAQDVTQETFITVWQKLSQFRNESAIGTWIYRIASNHCLRQLEKQSKMPKAEMPVQIEDKQPPDTDTQVQLLYKCIAELPEIDRIIISLELEDVKQAEIANIVGLSETNIRVKVYRIKERLSQKFKKYEHQY; from the coding sequence ATGTCATTCGAAGAAATATACGATACCTATTATAGTAAAATATTCCGTCTGTGCATGGGGTATATGAATGATCATGACTGGGCGCAGGATGTTACACAGGAAACTTTTATTACGGTATGGCAAAAGCTATCTCAGTTTCGCAACGAGTCGGCCATCGGCACCTGGATATACCGCATAGCCTCCAACCATTGTTTAAGACAACTGGAAAAACAAAGTAAAATGCCCAAAGCCGAAATGCCGGTTCAGATAGAAGACAAACAGCCGCCGGATACCGATACTCAGGTGCAGCTGCTCTACAAATGTATTGCCGAGCTACCCGAAATTGACCGTATTATTATTTCGTTGGAACTGGAGGACGTTAAACAAGCCGAAATAGCCAACATTGTGGGGCTGTCCGAAACCAACATTAGGGTAAAAGTCTACCGCATAAAAGAAAGGCTCTCACAAAAATTTAAAAAGTATGAGCACCAATATTGA
- a CDS encoding RNA polymerase sigma factor, which translates to MAAEINKQELLPHLFRTEYRKITAVLYKHFGFEHPEIAEDIASDTFLTATEVWGLKGLPDNPVAWLYTVARNKAKDYLRRNKLFAEKITGNLQAAYEGAEEIVIDLSDEHIRDSQLQLMFAICQPILPPEAQIGLALRILCGFGINEIADAFLSNKESINKRLFRAKEKLREQNVKIEFPPPSQIGTRIQAVLTTLYLLFNEGYYSSSKDTTLRKDLCLEALRLAVLLTEDKNTNLSDTNALIALMCFHASRFEARTDEHGEMIRYDEQDTNLWNAELIAKGNDYLNRASQGLQLGKYHLEAGIAYWHTINADTNQKWENILQLYNGLLQVAYSPIVALNRTYALYKARGKQEAITEAEKLQLDDNHLYHVLLGHLYTGVDQQTAAKHLQTALKQAKTTTEKNRIRKDLEKLE; encoded by the coding sequence ATGGCTGCTGAGATCAATAAACAGGAGTTATTACCCCATTTGTTCCGTACAGAGTATCGCAAAATAACGGCCGTGCTTTATAAGCATTTTGGCTTTGAACACCCGGAAATTGCCGAAGATATTGCCAGCGACACTTTTTTAACGGCAACCGAAGTTTGGGGGTTAAAAGGTTTACCCGATAACCCGGTAGCCTGGTTATATACTGTGGCCCGCAACAAGGCAAAAGATTATTTACGACGCAACAAGTTATTTGCAGAAAAAATAACCGGCAACCTGCAGGCAGCTTATGAAGGAGCCGAAGAAATAGTGATAGACCTATCCGATGAGCACATCAGGGATAGCCAGTTGCAGCTGATGTTTGCTATTTGCCAGCCTATATTACCTCCCGAGGCCCAGATTGGCCTAGCCCTCCGGATCCTTTGTGGCTTTGGTATCAATGAAATAGCAGATGCTTTTTTATCCAACAAAGAAAGTATTAATAAAAGGCTGTTCAGGGCCAAAGAAAAGCTACGCGAGCAAAATGTAAAGATCGAGTTTCCGCCGCCGTCCCAGATCGGTACCAGGATACAGGCAGTTTTAACTACATTGTACCTGCTCTTTAATGAAGGCTATTACTCCAGCAGTAAAGATACCACACTACGTAAAGATCTTTGCCTGGAAGCTCTGCGTTTGGCAGTTTTATTAACAGAGGACAAAAACACCAACTTATCCGATACTAATGCGCTTATTGCGCTCATGTGTTTTCACGCTTCGCGTTTTGAAGCCCGAACCGATGAACATGGTGAAATGATACGCTATGATGAACAGGATACCAATTTATGGAATGCCGAATTGATAGCCAAAGGGAACGATTACCTGAACAGGGCATCGCAGGGCCTTCAATTGGGCAAATATCATCTGGAAGCAGGCATCGCTTACTGGCATACCATTAATGCTGATACTAATCAGAAATGGGAAAATATTTTACAGCTATATAATGGTTTGCTGCAGGTTGCCTACTCGCCCATTGTTGCGCTTAACCGCACTTATGCGCTTTATAAGGCGAGGGGAAAACAGGAGGCTATAACCGAGGCCGAAAAGCTGCAGCTGGATGATAATCATTTATACCATGTTTTACTGGGACATTTGTACACAGGAGTTGACCAGCAGACGGCTGCAAAACATTTGCAGACTGCACTGAAACAGGCAAAAACAACAACCGAAAAGAACCGCATACGAAAAGACCTGGAAAAATTAGAGTAG
- a CDS encoding TfoX/Sxy family protein, with protein MAYDELLANRVREALSEQELVDEVKMFQGLCFMVNDKMCICIRNQDMLCRIGTEQVALALENDNCRQMVHGSRVMKDFVL; from the coding sequence ATGGCATATGACGAATTATTAGCTAACCGGGTACGGGAGGCCCTTAGCGAACAAGAGCTGGTAGATGAAGTAAAGATGTTTCAGGGTTTGTGCTTTATGGTTAATGATAAAATGTGCATTTGCATACGCAACCAGGATATGCTATGCCGTATAGGCACCGAACAGGTTGCCCTTGCACTGGAAAACGATAACTGCCGTCAGATGGTTCATGGGAGCCGGGTGATGAAAGATTTTGTTTTGTAG
- a CDS encoding NUDIX hydrolase, protein MLKYSKQTRLLLAVDCIIFGFDGEVLKLLLIKRGFQPEKGNWSLMGGFVQGNESIDQAANRILKQLTGLEGVYLEQLYTFGEPNRDPMERTVSVAYFALIDIQKYQTQISSDYHAEWFQLKRTPKLIFDQQEMLEQAKKRIRYKAAMHPILFELLPTKFTIPQLQTLYECVFNTTIDKRNFSKRVLATGLLIKLADKDKAGSKRGAYYYQLNMQNYYAKFQAFMNFIPNPDTV, encoded by the coding sequence ATGCTAAAATACTCTAAACAGACCAGGTTATTGCTGGCTGTTGACTGCATTATTTTTGGATTTGACGGAGAGGTTTTAAAACTATTACTGATCAAAAGAGGATTTCAGCCCGAGAAGGGAAACTGGAGCCTGATGGGTGGTTTTGTGCAGGGTAATGAAAGCATCGACCAGGCAGCAAACCGTATCCTTAAACAATTAACAGGGCTGGAAGGGGTGTACCTGGAACAGTTATATACCTTTGGCGAACCAAACCGGGATCCGATGGAACGTACCGTTTCCGTGGCTTATTTCGCACTTATCGACATTCAAAAGTATCAAACCCAGATCAGTTCTGATTATCATGCCGAGTGGTTCCAGCTAAAACGGACGCCCAAACTCATATTTGATCAGCAGGAAATGTTGGAGCAGGCCAAAAAACGCATCCGTTATAAAGCGGCCATGCACCCGATATTGTTTGAACTTTTGCCTACCAAATTTACCATCCCACAGCTGCAAACGCTGTACGAATGTGTTTTTAATACCACTATTGATAAACGTAATTTCAGCAAAAGAGTGCTGGCAACCGGCTTGCTCATTAAGCTGGCCGATAAAGATAAAGCAGGTTCAAAAAGAGGGGCCTATTATTACCAGCTCAACATGCAGAATTACTACGCCAAATTCCAGGCCTTTATGAACTTTATCCCTAATCCGGACACTGTTTAA
- a CDS encoding efflux RND transporter periplasmic adaptor subunit codes for MQIKKYKYYIPVLIIMSTGMLAACSGSSAKKENDSPQTANVKTAKSDNITLTEAQMKNVGIEIGPITQKNLDAVIKANGQLAVPPQNRADVSILSGGVISRISVLEGQQVNRGQVLATISNQDLIKIQQDYLAAKSNFTYIQAEFNRQRQLQDAGAGTGKSFQSAQATYNAELSRIKAFESQLRQLSINPGHINSGNIVSGFPVVSPITGTVGKISANTGAFVQPGTSIMEVVDNSKIHCDLTVFEKDLMQVKLGQKVNFQLTNQGDMMITGKINGINKSFENESKGVIVHAEIDNRQHKNLIPGMYVTALISIGSHPVPAVPVEAVVRSGGRQYIYIVTGEEAQSGKTSYSFKKAEVTTGVMELGYIEIKPMNSLPANAKAALKGAFYLESKAEGGSDDD; via the coding sequence ATGCAGATTAAAAAATATAAATATTATATACCGGTACTCATCATCATGAGCACCGGCATGTTAGCTGCCTGTTCGGGCAGTTCGGCAAAAAAAGAAAATGATAGTCCACAGACAGCTAATGTAAAAACAGCGAAATCAGATAACATTACGCTTACAGAAGCACAAATGAAAAACGTGGGGATTGAAATAGGACCCATCACCCAAAAGAACCTCGATGCGGTGATTAAGGCCAACGGGCAACTGGCCGTTCCGCCACAAAACCGGGCAGATGTAAGCATCCTTTCGGGTGGCGTGATCAGTCGTATCAGTGTACTCGAAGGGCAACAGGTTAACCGGGGACAGGTCTTAGCAACCATCAGCAACCAGGATTTGATCAAAATACAACAGGATTACCTGGCTGCAAAAAGCAATTTTACCTATATACAGGCGGAGTTTAACCGTCAGCGCCAGCTGCAGGATGCCGGTGCCGGAACAGGCAAATCATTTCAATCGGCACAGGCTACTTATAATGCAGAGCTTTCACGCATCAAAGCCTTTGAAAGTCAGCTCAGGCAATTAAGCATCAACCCTGGCCATATCAATAGCGGCAATATTGTTTCCGGTTTCCCCGTAGTTTCACCCATTACAGGAACTGTAGGAAAAATATCAGCCAATACAGGAGCCTTTGTACAACCGGGTACATCCATCATGGAGGTTGTGGACAACTCCAAGATCCATTGCGATCTTACCGTATTTGAAAAAGATTTGATGCAGGTAAAGCTAGGTCAAAAAGTAAATTTTCAACTCACTAACCAGGGCGACATGATGATCACCGGTAAAATCAATGGCATCAATAAATCTTTTGAAAACGAAAGCAAGGGTGTTATCGTCCATGCCGAGATTGATAACCGGCAGCATAAAAACCTGATCCCGGGGATGTATGTCACCGCTCTCATTAGTATAGGCAGCCACCCGGTACCGGCTGTTCCGGTTGAGGCGGTAGTTCGTTCCGGCGGCAGACAATATATCTATATCGTGACCGGTGAAGAAGCCCAATCAGGAAAAACAAGCTATAGCTTTAAAAAGGCAGAGGTTACAACCGGTGTAATGGAATTAGGCTATATAGAAATTAAACCCATGAATAGTTTACCGGCCAATGCCAAAGCCGCGTTAAAAGGAGCATTTTACCTGGAATCAAAAGCCGAGGGTGGTTCGGATGATGATTAA
- a CDS encoding CusA/CzcA family heavy metal efflux RND transporter has translation MFDHIIAFSIRNKVTIGIMTLLLVIAGIYSAANLPVDAQPDITNNQVQIITQAPNLGAQEVEQFITAPIELSMANIAGIVEKRSISRSGISVITLVFKDNIDIYWARQQVTAQLKEAESSIPADLGEPTLAPITTGLGEIYQYVIHPQKGYEQKYTATDLRTIQDWLVRTQLAGTVGVAEVSGWGGFVKQYEVALDNDKLNSLGLTIPDVYTALQKNNENTGGSYIEQLNNAYFIRGLGQVKSLDDIKKIVVKNVKGSPVLIRDIATVQFGSATRYGAVTRNGGGEVVAGVTLMLKGENFSQVIKNVKERMVQIKKSLPEGVTIEPFIDRTELVNRAIGTVKRNLLEGALIVIFVLVLLLGNFRAGLVVASVIPLAMLFAFLMMRLFGVSGNLMSLGAIDFGLIVDGAVIIVESVVHHITSGQYQKKSIEKLSTEQMDNEVQNSAGKLMKSAAFGQIIILIVYLPLLSLIGIEGKMFRPMAQTVAFAILGAFILSLTYVPMASALFLSKNTVHKINISDRIITFLQRIYQHALVAVLKVKMLTVAVVFILFGISIWAFSRMGGEFIPTLEEGDLTVEISMMQGTSLSEVVKTFGKAEKLLKDRFPEIKQAVTRIGSSEIPTDPMPIERGDMMLAMKPKAEWKTATTRQEMTAKMEAALEEIPGIHASISQPMQMRFNELMTGIRQDVAIKIYGEDLDVLADEAAKIAKEISTVKGVTQPFVEKVIGLPQIQVSYNRDKMAQYGLNISDVNVILKTAFAGNVAGVVFEGEKRFDMVVRMDRNLRENITNVENLLIPLPSGNKVPLNQVADIGIKDAPAQISREDGKRRIYVGFNVEGRDVESTVTEIQNKLAGRIKLPGGYYMTYGGQFQNLQAAKSRLAIAVPAALLFILVLLYVTFRSVKESLLIFTAVPLASMGGVAALLLRGMPFSISAGVGFIALFGVAVLNGIVLIGYFNQLKEEGMSNIYDRVLEGTKTRLRPVLMTASVASLGFLPMALSSSAGAEVQKPLATVVIGGLVTATFLTLFVLPCLYLLFNRKEISKIKIPKAVLTILVAGILALVGIPKANAQNNQPLTLDSAIAKALIQNLKIRSAGLSVDQARALQKSSADLPKTEFLLTQDPTSGGNIDNSIGVKQSIAWPGYYKNQRKLLNQQTQLAESSDAVTRADIVRLVRSAWYAYLLNREMLRVLDHQDSIYSGFVKKAEIRRKTGETSALEVISARNKYQEIQALRIGTQADLRSNELALQQLLNIDEPVLVSESALPLLIDLQSNTANVTSNPQLGMNLQQIEVARAKVALEKSRLMPDFTLGYNQQLLIPGFDPANINRSYSPGTRIGGFQVGISVPVFSKAYTARIRSEKIATQVAEINYQQTHQQLRTQYEQELQQYQKFKQAVEYYTSGGLKQADEQLRIAQVSFNLGEIGYIEYIQNTSAAIQTKLTYLETVSRLNQSAIQIQYIKGK, from the coding sequence ATGTTTGATCATATTATCGCGTTCTCTATCCGGAACAAGGTAACTATTGGAATCATGACGCTGCTGCTGGTAATTGCCGGAATTTATTCCGCAGCCAATCTACCGGTCGACGCGCAACCCGATATTACCAACAACCAGGTACAGATCATTACGCAGGCACCCAATCTGGGTGCACAGGAAGTGGAGCAATTTATTACCGCTCCCATTGAATTATCTATGGCTAATATTGCCGGGATAGTCGAAAAACGGTCTATATCCCGTTCGGGTATATCCGTTATAACCCTAGTTTTTAAAGACAATATTGATATATATTGGGCGCGTCAGCAGGTAACGGCCCAATTGAAAGAAGCCGAAAGCAGTATCCCCGCAGACCTTGGCGAGCCAACACTAGCCCCCATAACTACCGGACTTGGGGAAATTTACCAGTATGTAATTCACCCTCAAAAAGGCTACGAGCAAAAGTATACCGCTACAGACCTGCGGACCATTCAAGACTGGCTCGTTCGTACACAATTAGCAGGCACCGTTGGGGTGGCCGAAGTAAGCGGCTGGGGCGGTTTTGTTAAACAATACGAAGTAGCACTGGACAACGATAAGCTTAACTCGCTGGGACTTACCATTCCAGATGTATATACTGCCTTACAGAAAAACAACGAAAACACAGGCGGCTCCTATATCGAACAGCTCAACAACGCTTACTTTATCCGTGGCCTGGGGCAGGTAAAATCCCTGGATGATATCAAAAAGATCGTTGTTAAAAACGTGAAGGGATCGCCTGTTTTGATACGAGATATTGCCACCGTACAATTTGGCAGTGCCACCCGTTATGGCGCAGTAACCCGAAATGGCGGCGGCGAAGTAGTGGCCGGTGTCACCCTGATGCTCAAAGGCGAAAACTTTAGCCAGGTGATCAAAAACGTAAAGGAACGCATGGTGCAGATCAAAAAGTCGCTGCCCGAAGGCGTAACTATTGAGCCTTTTATTGATCGCACCGAACTGGTTAACCGGGCCATCGGCACCGTAAAACGCAACCTGCTGGAAGGCGCACTGATCGTAATTTTTGTATTGGTGCTTCTGTTAGGCAATTTCAGGGCTGGTTTGGTAGTTGCTTCGGTTATTCCGCTGGCTATGCTGTTCGCCTTTTTGATGATGCGTTTATTCGGTGTTTCGGGAAACCTCATGAGTTTGGGCGCTATCGACTTCGGACTTATTGTGGACGGAGCAGTAATTATTGTAGAGAGCGTGGTGCATCACATTACCAGTGGCCAATATCAAAAGAAATCGATAGAAAAGCTCAGTACCGAACAAATGGATAACGAGGTACAAAATAGCGCCGGCAAGCTCATGAAATCGGCAGCTTTCGGGCAGATCATTATCCTCATTGTTTATCTTCCGCTGCTATCGCTCATTGGTATTGAAGGTAAAATGTTCCGGCCGATGGCCCAAACCGTGGCATTTGCCATTTTGGGCGCGTTTATCCTCTCGCTTACTTATGTGCCCATGGCCAGCGCCTTGTTTCTGAGTAAAAACACGGTACACAAAATCAATATTTCCGACCGCATCATCACTTTTTTACAGCGCATTTATCAGCATGCGCTGGTGGCTGTGTTAAAGGTAAAAATGCTGACCGTAGCGGTGGTTTTTATATTATTCGGCATCTCGATATGGGCATTCAGCCGCATGGGTGGTGAGTTTATACCGACACTGGAAGAAGGCGATCTCACCGTAGAAATCTCGATGATGCAGGGTACATCCCTTTCTGAAGTGGTTAAAACCTTTGGCAAAGCGGAGAAATTATTGAAAGATCGTTTCCCGGAGATTAAACAAGCGGTTACCCGTATCGGTAGTTCCGAAATCCCCACCGACCCCATGCCTATTGAACGGGGTGATATGATGCTGGCCATGAAGCCCAAAGCCGAATGGAAAACAGCAACCACCCGCCAGGAGATGACTGCTAAAATGGAAGCCGCACTGGAGGAAATCCCTGGCATTCACGCCTCTATTTCACAGCCTATGCAAATGCGTTTTAATGAACTGATGACCGGTATCAGGCAGGATGTAGCCATTAAGATATATGGTGAGGATCTGGATGTACTGGCCGATGAGGCTGCCAAAATAGCGAAGGAAATTTCGACAGTAAAAGGTGTAACTCAGCCTTTTGTCGAAAAGGTAATTGGTTTGCCCCAGATACAGGTATCCTACAACCGTGATAAGATGGCCCAATATGGTTTGAATATCAGCGATGTAAATGTGATACTAAAAACTGCCTTTGCCGGTAATGTGGCCGGTGTTGTATTTGAAGGCGAAAAACGTTTTGATATGGTGGTACGCATGGACCGCAACCTGCGCGAAAACATTACCAACGTGGAGAATCTGTTGATCCCCCTCCCATCTGGCAATAAAGTACCGCTGAACCAGGTAGCTGACATTGGCATCAAAGATGCGCCTGCACAAATTTCACGTGAGGATGGCAAGCGTCGCATTTATGTAGGTTTTAATGTAGAGGGCCGCGATGTAGAATCAACCGTAACCGAAATTCAGAACAAGCTGGCTGGCCGGATAAAACTACCTGGAGGTTATTACATGACCTATGGCGGACAGTTTCAAAACCTGCAGGCTGCAAAAAGCCGGCTGGCTATCGCCGTGCCCGCCGCTTTACTGTTTATACTCGTATTACTGTATGTCACCTTCCGTTCGGTTAAGGAAAGCTTGCTCATTTTTACGGCTGTCCCATTGGCTTCCATGGGTGGCGTAGCGGCCTTACTGCTTCGGGGCATGCCTTTCAGTATCTCGGCCGGGGTTGGTTTTATTGCCCTGTTCGGAGTAGCGGTTCTTAATGGCATTGTGCTCATTGGCTATTTCAATCAGCTGAAAGAAGAAGGCATGAGCAATATTTATGACCGTGTTTTGGAAGGCACCAAAACCAGGTTACGTCCCGTACTGATGACTGCTTCTGTAGCCTCACTGGGTTTCCTGCCTATGGCTTTATCGTCAAGCGCGGGTGCCGAAGTGCAAAAACCGTTGGCAACTGTAGTTATAGGCGGCCTGGTTACTGCCACGTTTTTAACGCTGTTTGTTTTGCCTTGCCTGTACCTGTTATTTAACCGTAAAGAGATAAGTAAAATAAAAATACCCAAGGCTGTATTAACCATTTTAGTTGCAGGTATACTGGCCTTAGTGGGTATACCCAAGGCAAACGCACAAAACAATCAACCCTTAACGCTGGATAGCGCTATAGCCAAAGCTTTAATTCAAAATCTGAAGATACGCTCTGCAGGGTTATCGGTTGATCAGGCCAGGGCTTTACAAAAATCATCGGCCGACCTACCCAAGACAGAATTTTTGCTTACACAGGACCCTACCAGTGGAGGCAATATTGATAACAGTATCGGTGTAAAACAAAGCATTGCCTGGCCAGGCTATTATAAAAATCAGCGAAAACTGTTGAATCAGCAAACCCAGCTGGCCGAAAGTTCTGACGCTGTAACAAGGGCCGATATTGTTAGGCTGGTACGTAGCGCCTGGTATGCCTATCTCCTGAACCGGGAAATGCTGCGGGTTTTGGACCACCAGGATAGCATTTACTCCGGCTTTGTAAAAAAGGCCGAGATAAGGCGAAAAACGGGCGAAACATCTGCGCTGGAAGTGATCAGCGCGCGTAATAAGTACCAGGAAATTCAAGCCCTTAGGATAGGTACTCAGGCAGACTTACGCAGTAATGAACTGGCTCTACAACAATTATTAAATATAGATGAGCCTGTATTGGTGAGCGAAAGCGCTTTACCCCTACTGATTGATCTCCAGTCAAACACAGCCAATGTAACTAGCAACCCCCAATTGGGCATGAACCTGCAGCAAATTGAAGTGGCCAGGGCAAAAGTAGCTCTTGAAAAATCGCGGTTGATGCCCGACTTTACTTTGGGATATAACCAGCAGCTGCTCATTCCCGGGTTTGATCCGGCCAACATTAACCGGAGTTATTCGCCCGGTACACGCATTGGTGGTTTCCAGGTAGGTATTTCTGTGCCTGTTTTTAGTAAGGCCTATACAGCACGTATCCGTTCAGAAAAAATAGCCACACAGGTGGCCGAGATTAATTATCAGCAAACCCATCAACAGCTCCGCACCCAATATGAGCAGGAGCTACAACAATATCAAAAATTTAAACAGGCGGTAGAATATTATACCTCGGGTGGGTTAAAGCAAGCCGATGAACAGTTAAGAATAGCACAGGTGTCCTTCAACTTAGGCGAAATAGGCTATATCGAATATATTCAAAATACATCGGCCGCTATACAAACCAAGCTTACTTACCTCGAAACAGTAAGCCGCTTAAATCAATCGGCCATACAAATTCAATACATCAAAGGAAAATAA
- a CDS encoding DUF6660 family protein, with product MKYIAIIISLYVSLLSVMPCQDRDDAVWAQTHLTIRQAHDGNKGCSRESCTPLCSCSCCSSVRDIDQQVYIPSFQQNTFVPYPDLIIPALSEQDIAIWQPPQLS from the coding sequence ATGAAATATATTGCCATCATCATAAGCCTATACGTTTCCCTCCTGTCGGTTATGCCGTGTCAGGACAGGGATGATGCTGTATGGGCTCAAACACACCTGACCATCAGGCAGGCACATGATGGTAATAAAGGTTGCAGCCGCGAATCTTGTACACCGCTTTGCTCCTGCTCCTGCTGTTCAAGTGTTAGGGATATTGACCAGCAGGTATATATTCCATCATTTCAGCAAAATACTTTTGTTCCCTATCCCGATCTGATCATTCCGGCTTTATCTGAGCAGGATATCGCCATCTGGCAGCCGCCGCAATTAAGTTAA
- a CDS encoding ester cyclase, whose protein sequence is MKKAVYIISMSMISCLTTISFAQTSKQKNMTLENNKQVFIKFNREFFGNGDTAIAKVLLTETFVNHTPPPNAPDDASPMIKFTSEFHKGFSNIHFEVHEVVAEGNKVALRKTMTATNTGPFFGNAPSGKTVTLNSIEIAIIKDGKITDYWAKNDYMQALLGNWAAIEPEKKTKNDKYPSNKNNTESNAAIEKNKQTVIKFNTELFELANTDNLKEFLANGFANHTAPANGLLDDRANGVIQFASSFHKGFSNIKVQIDEVIAEGDKVVLFKTVTATHTGEFMDKTPTGKAITLHVIEMDILKDGKITDQWSRNDLMLIVQGL, encoded by the coding sequence ATGAAAAAGGCAGTCTATATTATTTCCATGTCAATGATAAGTTGCTTGACAACTATTTCATTCGCGCAAACTTCAAAACAAAAAAACATGACATTAGAAAACAACAAACAAGTATTTATTAAATTTAACAGAGAGTTCTTTGGCAATGGCGACACTGCTATCGCAAAAGTACTTCTGACGGAAACCTTCGTAAACCATACGCCTCCGCCTAATGCCCCCGACGATGCCTCGCCGATGATAAAATTTACTTCTGAATTCCACAAAGGGTTTTCAAATATTCATTTCGAGGTACACGAGGTAGTGGCCGAAGGCAATAAAGTTGCCTTGAGAAAAACAATGACAGCCACGAATACCGGGCCCTTCTTTGGGAATGCCCCTTCTGGAAAAACAGTCACTTTAAATTCTATTGAGATAGCAATCATAAAAGACGGAAAAATCACCGACTATTGGGCCAAGAATGACTATATGCAAGCTCTGCTAGGGAATTGGGCAGCAATAGAACCTGAAAAAAAGACCAAAAATGATAAATATCCGAGCAATAAAAACAATACCGAAAGCAACGCTGCAATAGAAAAGAATAAACAAACGGTGATTAAATTCAATACTGAACTCTTTGAATTGGCTAATACAGACAATTTAAAGGAGTTTTTAGCAAATGGATTCGCAAATCATACAGCACCAGCCAATGGCCTTCTTGACGACAGGGCAAATGGGGTAATTCAATTTGCCTCATCCTTTCATAAAGGTTTCTCCAATATCAAAGTGCAAATAGACGAGGTAATAGCAGAAGGCGACAAAGTGGTGCTGTTTAAAACCGTCACCGCCACACATACAGGAGAGTTCATGGATAAAACTCCCACAGGCAAAGCTATAACGTTGCATGTAATTGAAATGGATATTCTAAAAGATGGTAAGATCACCGACCAATGGAGCAGGAATGATTTAATGCTTATAGTACAGGGTTTATAA
- a CDS encoding winged helix-turn-helix transcriptional regulator has translation MPQKKEKTELPVVCKVKMRSVRDTMDILSGKWKIQIIATLAFGSNYFMNLQRQIDGIGSKMLSKELQELEANGLVKRIVYDTKPVTVQYELTDYGNTIIPIINEIAAWGGAHRAKILQD, from the coding sequence ATGCCTCAAAAAAAAGAAAAAACTGAACTTCCAGTTGTGTGTAAAGTGAAAATGCGTTCTGTCCGGGATACAATGGATATCTTAAGTGGGAAATGGAAGATCCAAATAATAGCGACGCTTGCGTTCGGATCCAATTATTTTATGAATTTGCAGCGCCAGATTGACGGAATTGGTTCCAAAATGCTCTCCAAAGAGCTACAGGAATTGGAAGCGAATGGATTGGTTAAACGCATTGTTTATGACACGAAACCCGTTACTGTACAATATGAACTTACGGATTATGGTAACACTATTATTCCCATTATTAATGAAATTGCCGCCTGGGGAGGAGCGCACCGGGCGAAAATTTTACAAGATTGA